Proteins from a genomic interval of Scomber japonicus isolate fScoJap1 chromosome 10, fScoJap1.pri, whole genome shotgun sequence:
- the hdac9b gene encoding histone deacetylase 9-B isoform X1 has protein sequence MLQTIYEGESSFSTTEGRVGHQQFPNQSKMHNVNNSVDIKPDVPLTVDPLSPLDLRTDLRMVGPGSDPGLWERQLQQELLLIQKQQQIQKQLLISEFQKQHEKLTRQHQAQLQEHLKLQQELQAMKQQQELAEKERRLEQQQQQQNQQEKEQERHRREQHVSSLSLRGKDRSRESAVASTEVKQKLQEFLLSKSAKDPASNGVNHSFIHHPKLWYTSSHHTSLDQSSPPLGGTSPTCQYTLPSPIESKDDFPLRKTASEPNLKVRSRLKQKVAERRSSPMLKRRDGNITTPYKKRALELMDTTPTNSAPGSGPSSPIGASSALGAENGPSSLPTTTKTERWPSQPRLFRPEGSVSMLSLYTSPSLPNISLGLSTASSPISAAMGLKDRSTEIKHGLPGHLLGPVPLQTGLESKVSPSHQALLQHLLQKEQMRQQKMLSSGPSSMSSHPQSPLAMKDRPSSSRPKLPKHRPLNRTQSAPLPQNTLAQLVIQQQHQHFLEKQKQYQQQIHINKLLSKSIEQLRQPNAHLQESEEEQEEQHRELMESMQEDRLPPGGVIRKHTLSSSSSSGSSGELPDTHYGVIKVKEEPVDSEDEALTNQSLEAEQSTYLHQVKGRLVIRAMI, from the exons ATGCTGCAGACGATTTACGAGGGCGAGTCAAGTTTCTCCACAACAGAAGGGCGCGTTGGACACCAGCAGTTCCCCAACCAGAGCAAGATGCACAACGTGAACAACTCAG TGGACATTAAGCCAGACGTGCCGTTGACTGTGGATCCCTTATCACCATTGGACCTTCGCACAGATCTGAGGATGGTGGGGCCAGGCTCAGACCCAGGACTGTGGGAGaggcagctgcagcaggagttGCTCCTCattcagaagcagcagcagatccaGAAGCAGTTACTAATCAGTGAGTTCCAGAAGCAGCACGAGAAGTTGACCCGTCAGCACCAGGCTCAGCTCCAGGAGCACCTCAAG CTCCAGCAGGAGCTCCAGGCCatgaaacagcagcaggaacTCGCAGAGAAGGAGCGCCGTctggagcagcagcaacagcagcagaaccagcaggagaaggagcaggagaggCATCGGCGAGAGCAGCATGTTTCCAGTCTGAGCCTCAGGGGCAAAGATCGCTCCCGAGAGA GTGCAGTGGCCAGTACCGAGGTGAAGCAGAAACTCCAAGAGTTTCTGTTAAGCAAATCAGCAAAGGACCCTGCCAGCAATGGAGTCAATCACTCTTTCATCCACCACCCAAAACTCTGGTACAC GTCCTCCCACCACACATCTCTGGACCAAAGCTCTCCACCTCTGGGCGGCACATCCCCCACCTGTCAGTATACTCTGCCATCACCCATAGAGAGCAAGGATGACTTTCCCTTGAGGAAGACAG CCTCTGAGCCCAACCTGAAGGTACGATCCAGACTGAAACAGAAGgtagcagagaggaggagcagcccAATGCTCAAGAGAAGAGACGGCAACATCACGACTCCTTACAAGAAGAGAGCCCTGGAGCTAATGG ACACGACGCCCACTAACAGTGCCCCTGGCTCTGGCCCCAGCTCTCCCATAGGGGCCTCCAGTGCCTTGGGGGCTGAAAATGGACCCTCCTCCCTGCCTACTACCACAAAAACTGAG AGATGGCCTTCACAGCCAAGATTATTCCGACCTGAGGGCTCTGTGTCGATGCTGAGTTTATACACATCTCCCTCCTTACCTAACATCTCTTTGGGGCTTTCAACTGCATCCTCGCCCATTAGT GCTGCCATGGGGTTGAAGGACAGATCAACAGAAATCAAACATGGTTTGCCTGGGCACCTCCTGGGTCCTGTGCCCCTGCAGACAGGCTTGGAGTCTAAGGTGAGCCCCAGTCACCAGGCTCTCCTTCAGCACCTCTTGCAGAAGGAGCAGATGAGGCAGCAGAAGATGCTCTCTTCTG GCCCCAGCTCCATGTCATCCCACCCTCAGTCCCCTCTGGCCATGAAGGATCGTCCCTCCAGCAGTCGCCCTAAACTACCAAAACACCGGCCCTTGAACAGGACCCAGTCAGCGCCCCTGCCTCAGAACACACTGGCCCAACTTGTTATCCAGCAGCAACATCAGCACTTCCtggagaaacagaaacagtacCAGCAGCAGATCCATATAAATAAG cTGTTGTCCAAGTCCATTGAGCAGTTACGTCAGCCCAACGCACACCTGCAGGAAtcagaggaagagcaggaggagcaacACAGAGAGCTGATGGAGAGCATGCAGGAGGACAGGCTGCCCCCTGGAGGAGTCATCCGGAAGCACACgctcagcagtagcagcagcagtggctcAAGTGGCGAGCTGCCCGACACTCACTACGGGGTCATCAAGGTCAAGGAGGAGCCAGTAGATAGTGAGGATGAggctctgaccaatcagagcttaGAAGCAGAGCAGAGCACCTATCTTCACCAGGTCAAAGGGAGACTGGTGATAAGAGCCATGATCTGA
- the hdac9b gene encoding histone deacetylase 9-B isoform X3, whose translation MLQTIYEGESSFSTTEGRVGHQQFPNQSKMHNVNNSVDIKPDVPLTVDPLSPLDLRTDLRMVGPGSDPGLWERQLQQELLLIQKQQQIQKQLLISEFQKQHEKLTRQHQAQLQEHLKLQQELQAMKQQQELAEKERRLEQQQQQQNQQEKEQERHRREQHVSSLSLRGKDRSRESAVASTEVKQKLQEFLLSKSAKDPASNGVNHSFIHHPKLWYTSSHHTSLDQSSPPLGGTSPTCQYTLPSPIESKDDFPLRKTDTTPTNSAPGSGPSSPIGASSALGAENGPSSLPTTTKTERWPSQPRLFRPEGSVSMLSLYTSPSLPNISLGLSTASSPISAAMGLKDRSTEIKHGLPGHLLGPVPLQTGLESKVSPSHQALLQHLLQKEQMRQQKMLSSGPSSMSSHPQSPLAMKDRPSSSRPKLPKHRPLNRTQSAPLPQNTLAQLVIQQQHQHFLEKQKQYQQQIHINKLLSKSIEQLRQPNAHLQESEEEQEEQHRELMESMQEDRLPPGGVIRKHTLSSSSSSGSSGELPDTHYGVIKVKEEPVDSEDEALTNQSLEAEQSTYLHQVKGRLVIRAMI comes from the exons ATGCTGCAGACGATTTACGAGGGCGAGTCAAGTTTCTCCACAACAGAAGGGCGCGTTGGACACCAGCAGTTCCCCAACCAGAGCAAGATGCACAACGTGAACAACTCAG TGGACATTAAGCCAGACGTGCCGTTGACTGTGGATCCCTTATCACCATTGGACCTTCGCACAGATCTGAGGATGGTGGGGCCAGGCTCAGACCCAGGACTGTGGGAGaggcagctgcagcaggagttGCTCCTCattcagaagcagcagcagatccaGAAGCAGTTACTAATCAGTGAGTTCCAGAAGCAGCACGAGAAGTTGACCCGTCAGCACCAGGCTCAGCTCCAGGAGCACCTCAAG CTCCAGCAGGAGCTCCAGGCCatgaaacagcagcaggaacTCGCAGAGAAGGAGCGCCGTctggagcagcagcaacagcagcagaaccagcaggagaaggagcaggagaggCATCGGCGAGAGCAGCATGTTTCCAGTCTGAGCCTCAGGGGCAAAGATCGCTCCCGAGAGA GTGCAGTGGCCAGTACCGAGGTGAAGCAGAAACTCCAAGAGTTTCTGTTAAGCAAATCAGCAAAGGACCCTGCCAGCAATGGAGTCAATCACTCTTTCATCCACCACCCAAAACTCTGGTACAC GTCCTCCCACCACACATCTCTGGACCAAAGCTCTCCACCTCTGGGCGGCACATCCCCCACCTGTCAGTATACTCTGCCATCACCCATAGAGAGCAAGGATGACTTTCCCTTGAGGAAGACAG ACACGACGCCCACTAACAGTGCCCCTGGCTCTGGCCCCAGCTCTCCCATAGGGGCCTCCAGTGCCTTGGGGGCTGAAAATGGACCCTCCTCCCTGCCTACTACCACAAAAACTGAG AGATGGCCTTCACAGCCAAGATTATTCCGACCTGAGGGCTCTGTGTCGATGCTGAGTTTATACACATCTCCCTCCTTACCTAACATCTCTTTGGGGCTTTCAACTGCATCCTCGCCCATTAGT GCTGCCATGGGGTTGAAGGACAGATCAACAGAAATCAAACATGGTTTGCCTGGGCACCTCCTGGGTCCTGTGCCCCTGCAGACAGGCTTGGAGTCTAAGGTGAGCCCCAGTCACCAGGCTCTCCTTCAGCACCTCTTGCAGAAGGAGCAGATGAGGCAGCAGAAGATGCTCTCTTCTG GCCCCAGCTCCATGTCATCCCACCCTCAGTCCCCTCTGGCCATGAAGGATCGTCCCTCCAGCAGTCGCCCTAAACTACCAAAACACCGGCCCTTGAACAGGACCCAGTCAGCGCCCCTGCCTCAGAACACACTGGCCCAACTTGTTATCCAGCAGCAACATCAGCACTTCCtggagaaacagaaacagtacCAGCAGCAGATCCATATAAATAAG cTGTTGTCCAAGTCCATTGAGCAGTTACGTCAGCCCAACGCACACCTGCAGGAAtcagaggaagagcaggaggagcaacACAGAGAGCTGATGGAGAGCATGCAGGAGGACAGGCTGCCCCCTGGAGGAGTCATCCGGAAGCACACgctcagcagtagcagcagcagtggctcAAGTGGCGAGCTGCCCGACACTCACTACGGGGTCATCAAGGTCAAGGAGGAGCCAGTAGATAGTGAGGATGAggctctgaccaatcagagcttaGAAGCAGAGCAGAGCACCTATCTTCACCAGGTCAAAGGGAGACTGGTGATAAGAGCCATGATCTGA
- the hdac9b gene encoding histone deacetylase 9-B isoform X4 encodes MLQTIYEGESSFSTTEGRVGHQQFPNQSKMHNVNNSVDIKPDVPLTVDPLSPLDLRTDLRMVGPGSDPGLWERQLQQELLLIQKQQQIQKQLLISEFQKQHEKLTRQHQAQLQEHLKLQQELQAMKQQQELAEKERRLEQQQQQQNQQEKEQERHRREQHVSSLSLRGKDRSRESAVASTEVKQKLQEFLLSKSAKDPASNGVNHSFIHHPKLWSSHHTSLDQSSPPLGGTSPTCQYTLPSPIESKDDFPLRKTDTTPTNSAPGSGPSSPIGASSALGAENGPSSLPTTTKTERWPSQPRLFRPEGSVSMLSLYTSPSLPNISLGLSTASSPISAAMGLKDRSTEIKHGLPGHLLGPVPLQTGLESKVSPSHQALLQHLLQKEQMRQQKMLSSGPSSMSSHPQSPLAMKDRPSSSRPKLPKHRPLNRTQSAPLPQNTLAQLVIQQQHQHFLEKQKQYQQQIHINKLLSKSIEQLRQPNAHLQESEEEQEEQHRELMESMQEDRLPPGGVIRKHTLSSSSSSGSSGELPDTHYGVIKVKEEPVDSEDEALTNQSLEAEQSTYLHQVKGRLVIRAMI; translated from the exons ATGCTGCAGACGATTTACGAGGGCGAGTCAAGTTTCTCCACAACAGAAGGGCGCGTTGGACACCAGCAGTTCCCCAACCAGAGCAAGATGCACAACGTGAACAACTCAG TGGACATTAAGCCAGACGTGCCGTTGACTGTGGATCCCTTATCACCATTGGACCTTCGCACAGATCTGAGGATGGTGGGGCCAGGCTCAGACCCAGGACTGTGGGAGaggcagctgcagcaggagttGCTCCTCattcagaagcagcagcagatccaGAAGCAGTTACTAATCAGTGAGTTCCAGAAGCAGCACGAGAAGTTGACCCGTCAGCACCAGGCTCAGCTCCAGGAGCACCTCAAG CTCCAGCAGGAGCTCCAGGCCatgaaacagcagcaggaacTCGCAGAGAAGGAGCGCCGTctggagcagcagcaacagcagcagaaccagcaggagaaggagcaggagaggCATCGGCGAGAGCAGCATGTTTCCAGTCTGAGCCTCAGGGGCAAAGATCGCTCCCGAGAGA GTGCAGTGGCCAGTACCGAGGTGAAGCAGAAACTCCAAGAGTTTCTGTTAAGCAAATCAGCAAAGGACCCTGCCAGCAATGGAGTCAATCACTCTTTCATCCACCACCCAAAACTCTG GTCCTCCCACCACACATCTCTGGACCAAAGCTCTCCACCTCTGGGCGGCACATCCCCCACCTGTCAGTATACTCTGCCATCACCCATAGAGAGCAAGGATGACTTTCCCTTGAGGAAGACAG ACACGACGCCCACTAACAGTGCCCCTGGCTCTGGCCCCAGCTCTCCCATAGGGGCCTCCAGTGCCTTGGGGGCTGAAAATGGACCCTCCTCCCTGCCTACTACCACAAAAACTGAG AGATGGCCTTCACAGCCAAGATTATTCCGACCTGAGGGCTCTGTGTCGATGCTGAGTTTATACACATCTCCCTCCTTACCTAACATCTCTTTGGGGCTTTCAACTGCATCCTCGCCCATTAGT GCTGCCATGGGGTTGAAGGACAGATCAACAGAAATCAAACATGGTTTGCCTGGGCACCTCCTGGGTCCTGTGCCCCTGCAGACAGGCTTGGAGTCTAAGGTGAGCCCCAGTCACCAGGCTCTCCTTCAGCACCTCTTGCAGAAGGAGCAGATGAGGCAGCAGAAGATGCTCTCTTCTG GCCCCAGCTCCATGTCATCCCACCCTCAGTCCCCTCTGGCCATGAAGGATCGTCCCTCCAGCAGTCGCCCTAAACTACCAAAACACCGGCCCTTGAACAGGACCCAGTCAGCGCCCCTGCCTCAGAACACACTGGCCCAACTTGTTATCCAGCAGCAACATCAGCACTTCCtggagaaacagaaacagtacCAGCAGCAGATCCATATAAATAAG cTGTTGTCCAAGTCCATTGAGCAGTTACGTCAGCCCAACGCACACCTGCAGGAAtcagaggaagagcaggaggagcaacACAGAGAGCTGATGGAGAGCATGCAGGAGGACAGGCTGCCCCCTGGAGGAGTCATCCGGAAGCACACgctcagcagtagcagcagcagtggctcAAGTGGCGAGCTGCCCGACACTCACTACGGGGTCATCAAGGTCAAGGAGGAGCCAGTAGATAGTGAGGATGAggctctgaccaatcagagcttaGAAGCAGAGCAGAGCACCTATCTTCACCAGGTCAAAGGGAGACTGGTGATAAGAGCCATGATCTGA
- the hdac9b gene encoding histone deacetylase 9-B isoform X2 — protein MLQTIYEGESSFSTTEGRVGHQQFPNQSKMHNVNNSVDIKPDVPLTVDPLSPLDLRTDLRMVGPGSDPGLWERQLQQELLLIQKQQQIQKQLLISEFQKQHEKLTRQHQAQLQEHLKELQAMKQQQELAEKERRLEQQQQQQNQQEKEQERHRREQHVSSLSLRGKDRSRESAVASTEVKQKLQEFLLSKSAKDPASNGVNHSFIHHPKLWYTSSHHTSLDQSSPPLGGTSPTCQYTLPSPIESKDDFPLRKTASEPNLKVRSRLKQKVAERRSSPMLKRRDGNITTPYKKRALELMDTTPTNSAPGSGPSSPIGASSALGAENGPSSLPTTTKTERWPSQPRLFRPEGSVSMLSLYTSPSLPNISLGLSTASSPISAAMGLKDRSTEIKHGLPGHLLGPVPLQTGLESKVSPSHQALLQHLLQKEQMRQQKMLSSGPSSMSSHPQSPLAMKDRPSSSRPKLPKHRPLNRTQSAPLPQNTLAQLVIQQQHQHFLEKQKQYQQQIHINKLLSKSIEQLRQPNAHLQESEEEQEEQHRELMESMQEDRLPPGGVIRKHTLSSSSSSGSSGELPDTHYGVIKVKEEPVDSEDEALTNQSLEAEQSTYLHQVKGRLVIRAMI, from the exons ATGCTGCAGACGATTTACGAGGGCGAGTCAAGTTTCTCCACAACAGAAGGGCGCGTTGGACACCAGCAGTTCCCCAACCAGAGCAAGATGCACAACGTGAACAACTCAG TGGACATTAAGCCAGACGTGCCGTTGACTGTGGATCCCTTATCACCATTGGACCTTCGCACAGATCTGAGGATGGTGGGGCCAGGCTCAGACCCAGGACTGTGGGAGaggcagctgcagcaggagttGCTCCTCattcagaagcagcagcagatccaGAAGCAGTTACTAATCAGTGAGTTCCAGAAGCAGCACGAGAAGTTGACCCGTCAGCACCAGGCTCAGCTCCAGGAGCACCTCAAG GAGCTCCAGGCCatgaaacagcagcaggaacTCGCAGAGAAGGAGCGCCGTctggagcagcagcaacagcagcagaaccagcaggagaaggagcaggagaggCATCGGCGAGAGCAGCATGTTTCCAGTCTGAGCCTCAGGGGCAAAGATCGCTCCCGAGAGA GTGCAGTGGCCAGTACCGAGGTGAAGCAGAAACTCCAAGAGTTTCTGTTAAGCAAATCAGCAAAGGACCCTGCCAGCAATGGAGTCAATCACTCTTTCATCCACCACCCAAAACTCTGGTACAC GTCCTCCCACCACACATCTCTGGACCAAAGCTCTCCACCTCTGGGCGGCACATCCCCCACCTGTCAGTATACTCTGCCATCACCCATAGAGAGCAAGGATGACTTTCCCTTGAGGAAGACAG CCTCTGAGCCCAACCTGAAGGTACGATCCAGACTGAAACAGAAGgtagcagagaggaggagcagcccAATGCTCAAGAGAAGAGACGGCAACATCACGACTCCTTACAAGAAGAGAGCCCTGGAGCTAATGG ACACGACGCCCACTAACAGTGCCCCTGGCTCTGGCCCCAGCTCTCCCATAGGGGCCTCCAGTGCCTTGGGGGCTGAAAATGGACCCTCCTCCCTGCCTACTACCACAAAAACTGAG AGATGGCCTTCACAGCCAAGATTATTCCGACCTGAGGGCTCTGTGTCGATGCTGAGTTTATACACATCTCCCTCCTTACCTAACATCTCTTTGGGGCTTTCAACTGCATCCTCGCCCATTAGT GCTGCCATGGGGTTGAAGGACAGATCAACAGAAATCAAACATGGTTTGCCTGGGCACCTCCTGGGTCCTGTGCCCCTGCAGACAGGCTTGGAGTCTAAGGTGAGCCCCAGTCACCAGGCTCTCCTTCAGCACCTCTTGCAGAAGGAGCAGATGAGGCAGCAGAAGATGCTCTCTTCTG GCCCCAGCTCCATGTCATCCCACCCTCAGTCCCCTCTGGCCATGAAGGATCGTCCCTCCAGCAGTCGCCCTAAACTACCAAAACACCGGCCCTTGAACAGGACCCAGTCAGCGCCCCTGCCTCAGAACACACTGGCCCAACTTGTTATCCAGCAGCAACATCAGCACTTCCtggagaaacagaaacagtacCAGCAGCAGATCCATATAAATAAG cTGTTGTCCAAGTCCATTGAGCAGTTACGTCAGCCCAACGCACACCTGCAGGAAtcagaggaagagcaggaggagcaacACAGAGAGCTGATGGAGAGCATGCAGGAGGACAGGCTGCCCCCTGGAGGAGTCATCCGGAAGCACACgctcagcagtagcagcagcagtggctcAAGTGGCGAGCTGCCCGACACTCACTACGGGGTCATCAAGGTCAAGGAGGAGCCAGTAGATAGTGAGGATGAggctctgaccaatcagagcttaGAAGCAGAGCAGAGCACCTATCTTCACCAGGTCAAAGGGAGACTGGTGATAAGAGCCATGATCTGA